One window of the Klebsiella sp. WP3-W18-ESBL-02 genome contains the following:
- a CDS encoding GGDEF domain-containing protein, translating into MRIIQDSLRKKQALLASALMTLGLICVTLFILYSRAMSQVNEGINALQNQMTEMFNDNELIADATGVRFQQISSHAMCGEADIFEARGSAWGINANPQALDLQRGAMVARTQERRGRCMYLAAEFVRQKSHALNPALKDIHRYVIASDASWFYWFNASDSVPFNFDTSQMANNLRKFFSEPEPFYDRVLQTSVLKKSRSSTDFYDDKITGSKAYSVVSYIYDLSEGEASNHIVAYLVYDLSSPQLMSALKEAFNNRVQDGLILGFQNRRTGELLCIVNDCSWLDNYHTHTVSSRYEIKYALPFWSFLGEDPAAITTLTLAPVLLILLFILIRFHLNRADLRFYRDALTGCFTRNIFSVIQQRSLPYMTVILFDCNKFKSINDSYGHQVGDLALQAIAGRMLDSVRANGDWVIRSGGDEFIVLLSRTDVAHAHMVAERIASGIAMLPFSVQGTPVPLSVSWGVASCRDSLDEAIQQADAEMYQMKKRRGERG; encoded by the coding sequence GTGAGAATTATCCAGGACAGTTTACGTAAGAAACAGGCGCTGCTGGCATCGGCATTGATGACCTTGGGTTTGATCTGCGTAACGCTTTTCATTCTTTATTCCCGCGCCATGTCGCAGGTTAACGAAGGCATTAACGCTCTGCAAAATCAGATGACGGAGATGTTTAATGATAATGAGCTGATTGCCGATGCGACGGGCGTGCGCTTTCAGCAGATAAGCTCTCACGCGATGTGTGGCGAGGCCGATATTTTCGAGGCGCGAGGTAGCGCATGGGGGATTAACGCTAACCCGCAGGCGCTTGACCTTCAGCGCGGCGCGATGGTTGCCCGCACCCAGGAGCGTCGTGGCCGCTGCATGTACCTGGCCGCCGAATTCGTGCGTCAGAAAAGCCACGCGCTGAATCCAGCCCTCAAAGACATTCACCGCTATGTTATTGCCAGCGACGCGAGTTGGTTTTACTGGTTTAACGCCTCTGACTCCGTGCCGTTTAATTTTGACACATCACAAATGGCTAATAACCTGCGAAAGTTCTTTTCCGAGCCAGAACCGTTTTACGATCGCGTATTACAGACCAGTGTCCTGAAAAAATCGCGCAGTTCGACGGATTTTTATGATGATAAAATCACGGGCAGTAAAGCCTATAGCGTGGTGAGCTATATTTACGATCTTTCCGAGGGGGAGGCCAGCAATCATATTGTTGCTTACCTGGTTTATGATTTATCTTCACCCCAACTGATGTCTGCCCTGAAGGAGGCATTTAATAATCGGGTGCAGGACGGATTAATACTGGGTTTTCAGAATCGTCGTACGGGCGAATTGCTGTGTATCGTTAATGACTGTAGCTGGCTGGATAACTACCATACCCATACGGTGTCGTCGCGTTATGAGATCAAATATGCGCTGCCTTTCTGGTCCTTCCTGGGCGAAGATCCTGCGGCGATAACCACCCTGACACTTGCGCCTGTGCTGCTCATACTGCTGTTTATACTGATTCGCTTCCACCTTAATCGCGCCGATTTGCGCTTTTATCGCGACGCGTTGACTGGTTGCTTTACGCGCAATATTTTCTCTGTGATTCAGCAACGCTCGCTGCCGTATATGACGGTGATCCTCTTCGACTGTAATAAATTTAAGTCAATTAACGATAGCTACGGGCACCAGGTGGGCGACCTTGCGCTACAGGCGATTGCTGGCCGCATGCTGGATTCAGTGCGCGCTAACGGTGACTGGGTCATTCGCAGCGGCGGCGATGAGTTTATTGTGCTGCTCAGCCGTACGGATGTTGCCCACGCGCATATGGTGGCTGAACGGATAGCTTCCGGTATTGCCATGCTGCCATTTAGCGTCCAGGGGACGCCGGTGCCGCTGTCGGTATCATGGGGCGTGGCATCGTGCCGGGATAGCCTGGACGAGGCGATTCAGCAGGCGGATGCGGAAATGTATCAGATGAAAAAGCGGCGCGGGGAAAGGGGATAA
- a CDS encoding carbonic anhydrase: MQHIIEGFLNFQKEVFPQRKELFRSLASSQNPKALFISCSDSRLVPELVTQQEPGQLFVIRNAGNIVPSFGPEPGGVSATIEYAVVALGVTDIVICGHSNCGAMKAIATCQCLEPMPAVSHWLRYSDAAKAVVEKKTFVNETDKVNAMVEENVIAQLNNIKTHPSVAVGLRDNALRLHGWVYDIESGEIRALEKNSKRFVSLADNPDVFFE, from the coding sequence ATGCAACATATCATTGAAGGGTTCCTCAACTTTCAGAAAGAAGTTTTCCCTCAGCGTAAGGAACTCTTCCGCAGCCTGGCGTCTAGCCAGAATCCAAAAGCACTGTTCATCTCCTGCTCAGACAGCCGTCTGGTGCCTGAACTGGTGACACAGCAAGAGCCGGGGCAGCTGTTTGTTATCCGCAACGCCGGGAATATCGTGCCGTCATTTGGCCCGGAGCCGGGCGGCGTATCAGCGACGATCGAATATGCTGTTGTCGCGTTAGGCGTCACGGATATCGTTATCTGCGGTCACTCTAACTGCGGTGCCATGAAAGCCATTGCGACCTGCCAGTGCCTGGAGCCTATGCCCGCGGTATCCCATTGGCTGCGTTACTCCGATGCGGCGAAAGCGGTCGTTGAGAAGAAAACCTTCGTCAACGAAACCGATAAAGTGAACGCCATGGTTGAAGAGAACGTGATTGCTCAGCTGAATAATATTAAAACCCATCCGTCGGTGGCAGTAGGCCTGCGCGATAACGCGCTGCGTTTGCATGGCTGGGTATACGACATTGAGAGCGGCGAAATTCGTGCGCTGGAAAAAAACAGCAAGCGCTTCGTGTCGCTGGCCGATAACCCAGACGTTTTCTTCGAGTAA
- a CDS encoding DUF2534 family protein yields MILEKLRTSNGKKFLLSAFVVFAIAVVVVGRATFGGVVSEYNLPYSEWTTSMFVLQGAMVLVYSSIFTLLFSIPLGFFFLGSDNQR; encoded by the coding sequence ATGATTCTGGAGAAACTGCGGACGTCAAACGGCAAAAAATTCCTGTTGTCCGCTTTTGTGGTGTTTGCGATTGCCGTTGTGGTGGTGGGACGAGCGACCTTCGGTGGGGTGGTGAGTGAATACAACCTGCCGTATTCCGAATGGACCACAAGCATGTTTGTGCTGCAGGGGGCAATGGTGCTGGTTTACAGCTCTATTTTTACCTTACTGTTTTCAATTCCATTGGGTTTTTTCTTTTTAGGCTCTGATAACCAGCGTTAA
- a CDS encoding DUF1971 domain-containing protein, giving the protein MLRIPQTCIHTRSTPFWNKDTAPAGIFQRHLDKGTRPGVYPRLSVHQGAVRYLGFASETSPEPESELVINAGHFGVFPPEKWHYIETMTDDTVFNIDFFVEADVLKSL; this is encoded by the coding sequence ATGCTACGCATTCCGCAAACTTGTATTCATACCCGTTCCACCCCGTTCTGGAACAAAGACACCGCGCCGGCCGGTATTTTTCAACGTCACCTGGATAAAGGTACGCGACCGGGCGTTTATCCGCGACTGTCGGTCCATCAGGGGGCCGTTCGTTATCTGGGTTTTGCCAGCGAAACCTCACCGGAGCCGGAGAGCGAACTGGTTATCAACGCCGGCCATTTTGGCGTGTTCCCGCCGGAGAAGTGGCATTACATCGAAACGATGACCGACGATACCGTCTTTAACATCGACTTCTTTGTCGAAGCTGATGTGCTGAAATCCCTATAG
- a CDS encoding DUF1869 domain-containing protein, whose amino-acid sequence MGKATYTVTVTNNSNGVSVDYETETPMELLVPDVAADVVKELVNTVRAYDTENEHDVCGW is encoded by the coding sequence ATGGGTAAGGCAACCTATACGGTGACCGTCACCAACAATAGCAACGGCGTTTCCGTCGATTATGAAACCGAGACGCCGATGGAGCTGTTGGTCCCAGATGTTGCCGCTGACGTGGTTAAAGAGCTGGTCAATACCGTGCGCGCTTATGATACCGAAAACGAGCATGATGTTTGCGGCTGGTAG
- a CDS encoding sensor domain-containing diguanylate cyclase, which yields MEDSLMSLCCSCVSKRIIFSLTAVSLLIVAMFMLAGHLATYTIFIADIYYLVFSGLLLLLDAIIFFFMFFQFICNRKLLFVAILGLGFLGADIYWVEVLVLIQEMIALCIPLKAITNDLAIFYLFRQLTLMSSFLIALFYARRMNQNIAPVGKDEALVLLLACIFLVMAISAHNLSSYNPQISLNLMGTRFANGRNAWNSYYGVAVVAAWFMTLVLTIVITQLRSLLWCSIAAFCVSSLFSNIILLNLNEYNFPVWYLSRGVEVVCTFFVIVVLLYDIFKMHKKSTMLSIHDPLTGIYNRAYFYQELQQLMVSRRPISLMIMDIDHFKRINDRYGHPAGDAVIKTVVALAKNAVREEDILARIGGEEFAVLLHDTPPTVAARIAERIRVEIERETAQGLAYRTPEPMTISIGLFCSSDKVFSADECISFADSALYAAKRAGRNRVMTST from the coding sequence ATGGAGGACTCATTGATGAGCCTGTGCTGTTCCTGCGTCAGTAAACGAATTATTTTTAGCCTCACCGCCGTCAGCCTGCTTATCGTGGCGATGTTTATGCTGGCGGGCCATCTGGCTACCTATACCATTTTTATTGCCGATATTTATTACCTGGTTTTTTCCGGGCTACTGCTGTTGCTTGATGCAATTATCTTTTTCTTTATGTTTTTCCAGTTTATCTGTAATAGAAAACTGCTTTTTGTCGCCATCCTTGGGCTGGGATTTCTCGGTGCGGATATTTATTGGGTCGAGGTTCTGGTTCTTATCCAGGAAATGATTGCGCTGTGTATTCCATTGAAAGCTATCACCAATGATTTAGCGATTTTTTATCTGTTTCGCCAGCTAACGCTGATGTCGTCATTTCTGATTGCGCTGTTTTATGCCCGTCGAATGAACCAGAATATTGCGCCTGTGGGTAAAGATGAAGCGCTGGTGCTGCTCCTTGCCTGCATATTCCTGGTGATGGCGATCTCTGCGCATAATTTGTCCAGCTATAATCCGCAGATTTCACTTAATCTTATGGGGACGCGCTTTGCGAATGGCCGCAATGCCTGGAATTCCTACTACGGCGTTGCCGTTGTGGCCGCCTGGTTTATGACTCTGGTGCTGACTATTGTGATTACCCAACTGCGCAGCTTGCTGTGGTGCAGCATCGCCGCGTTCTGCGTTTCCAGCCTGTTCAGCAATATTATTTTGCTTAACCTGAACGAGTACAATTTCCCCGTCTGGTACCTTAGCCGCGGCGTGGAGGTCGTTTGTACCTTCTTTGTGATTGTCGTGCTGCTGTACGATATTTTCAAAATGCATAAAAAATCGACGATGTTGTCGATTCACGATCCGCTTACCGGGATCTATAACCGCGCCTATTTCTACCAGGAGCTGCAGCAGTTGATGGTTTCCAGGAGGCCAATCAGCCTGATGATTATGGACATTGATCATTTTAAACGTATCAACGACCGCTATGGGCACCCGGCGGGCGATGCGGTGATTAAGACGGTGGTTGCGCTGGCGAAAAACGCGGTGCGCGAGGAGGATATTCTGGCACGCATCGGCGGGGAAGAGTTCGCGGTGCTACTGCACGACACGCCCCCGACGGTGGCGGCGCGGATTGCCGAAAGAATACGCGTTGAAATAGAGCGGGAAACGGCGCAGGGCTTGGCGTATCGGACTCCGGAGCCAATGACGATTAGCATAGGTTTGTTTTGTTCGTCGGACAAAGTGTTCTCCGCCGATGAATGTATTTCTTTCGCCGACAGCGCGCTGTACGCCGCCAAGCGCGCCGGGCGTAACCGGGTTATGACGAGTACGTAA
- a CDS encoding DUF1971 domain-containing protein → MLRIPENFVHSRSTPFWNKDTAPKALFTHHNTKAHVYGRLSVMQGAVRYFGFPDGDATEPDVEVVIEAGSFGISPPQKWHRIELLTDDTYFNIDFFADPDATLEGIGLGKVVNSHKG, encoded by the coding sequence ATGTTACGTATTCCTGAAAACTTTGTTCATTCGCGTTCGACCCCGTTCTGGAATAAAGACACCGCGCCGAAAGCCCTGTTCACCCATCACAACACTAAAGCCCACGTTTACGGACGGTTATCCGTGATGCAAGGGGCCGTGCGCTACTTTGGCTTCCCCGACGGCGACGCAACCGAACCAGACGTTGAGGTGGTGATAGAAGCGGGCTCCTTTGGCATTTCACCGCCGCAGAAGTGGCATCGCATTGAGCTGCTCACTGACGACACCTATTTTAATATCGACTTCTTTGCCGATCCTGATGCTACGCTTGAGGGTATTGGCCTGGGCAAAGTGGTTAATTCACATAAGGGGTAA
- a CDS encoding YoaK family small membrane protein → MRLGIAFPIVIFVIAVIFLGWFFIGGYALPGGAQ, encoded by the coding sequence ATGAGATTGGGTATCGCTTTCCCTATCGTTATCTTTGTTATTGCCGTGATCTTTCTGGGCTGGTTTTTTATTGGCGGCTACGCGCTGCCGGGAGGAGCACAATGA